A part of Micromonospora chersina genomic DNA contains:
- a CDS encoding serine hydrolase domain-containing protein, which translates to MDGTTVSRRAFAKLVTAAGAGALGAGAVTAPAAAAVDTWTSTGTTVSALSAFDDTMKSFMQARNIDAGQLAVTYQGRLVLARGYGNNSPMLIKPTSLFRVASLSKSLTAAAVVRLAQDGKLSLGDPITKFLDLTPPAGQTADPRLASVTLWRLLQHTGGWDKDLTAFDPVFKDRIIANALGVPMELTHADIIRFMSGQPLMHEPGSTVSYSNYGYLLAGRIVEKVSGLPYETYVKQKLLAPLGITRMGLGWTVSRHAGEVGYRSQYTGPTVLDDSGTIVDAPYGTFSMRIHDANGGWLASAVDLVRWATAFDSGSPVLNSTSTGRVFAVPNPTGVNTDGWYYGLGWAVRPVTGGTGRNTWHTGSFAGTYSILVRTYQGMSWAAVFNQRDDESGLSYAPIDSALWTASRAVSSWPTHNLWSTYFA; encoded by the coding sequence ATGGACGGGACGACGGTCAGCCGACGGGCGTTCGCGAAGCTGGTCACCGCCGCGGGGGCGGGGGCGCTCGGCGCGGGCGCGGTGACGGCGCCGGCAGCGGCCGCCGTGGACACCTGGACGAGCACCGGCACCACGGTGAGCGCGCTCAGCGCGTTCGACGACACGATGAAGAGCTTCATGCAGGCCCGGAACATCGACGCCGGCCAGCTGGCGGTGACCTACCAGGGCCGGCTCGTCCTGGCCCGCGGCTACGGCAACAACTCACCGATGCTCATCAAGCCCACCTCGCTGTTCCGGGTGGCCAGCCTCTCCAAGTCGCTGACCGCGGCGGCGGTGGTGCGGCTCGCCCAGGACGGCAAGCTCAGCCTCGGTGACCCGATCACCAAGTTCCTCGACCTGACCCCGCCGGCCGGGCAGACCGCCGACCCCCGGCTCGCCAGTGTCACGCTGTGGCGGCTGCTCCAGCACACCGGCGGCTGGGACAAGGACCTCACCGCGTTCGACCCGGTCTTCAAGGACCGGATCATCGCCAACGCGCTCGGCGTGCCGATGGAGCTGACGCACGCGGACATCATCCGGTTCATGTCCGGCCAGCCGCTCATGCACGAGCCCGGCTCGACGGTCTCCTACAGCAACTACGGCTACCTGCTCGCCGGCCGGATCGTCGAGAAGGTCAGCGGCCTGCCCTACGAGACGTACGTGAAGCAGAAGCTGCTCGCCCCGCTCGGCATCACCCGGATGGGGCTGGGGTGGACGGTCAGCCGGCACGCCGGCGAGGTCGGCTACCGGTCGCAGTACACCGGCCCCACCGTGCTGGACGACTCCGGCACGATCGTGGACGCGCCGTACGGCACCTTCAGCATGCGCATCCACGACGCCAACGGCGGCTGGCTGGCCTCGGCAGTGGACCTGGTCCGCTGGGCGACCGCCTTCGACAGCGGCAGCCCGGTGCTGAACAGCACCTCGACCGGTCGCGTCTTCGCGGTGCCCAACCCGACCGGGGTCAACACCGACGGCTGGTACTACGGCCTCGGCTGGGCGGTCCGCCCGGTCACCGGCGGCACCGGCCGCAACACCTGGCACACCGGCAGCTTCGCCGGGACGTACAGCATCCTGGTGCGGACGTACCAGGGGATGAGCTGGGCGGCGGTGTTCAACCAGCGCGACGACGAGTCCGGGCTGAGCTACGCCCCGATCGACTCGGCGCTCTGGACCGCCTCGCGTGCGGTGAGCAGCTGGCCGACGCACAACCTCTGGTCGACGTACTTCGCCTGA